In Nocardia sputorum, a single genomic region encodes these proteins:
- a CDS encoding WXG100 family type VII secretion target has protein sequence MTGQPGSTTNDFALVPDEVTDAGRYVQQVAESLINGLTSLDTDIAALLSNWRGTSADSFSAGWIEAKQGADTILDALADMAELLGVTSKTLDDQDRARADTTVTLTGSLDLPEL, from the coding sequence ATGACTGGCCAACCTGGCTCGACCACCAACGACTTCGCGCTGGTGCCCGATGAAGTCACCGATGCAGGTCGGTACGTTCAGCAGGTCGCCGAGTCCCTCATCAACGGCCTGACTTCGCTCGACACGGACATCGCAGCGCTGCTCTCCAATTGGCGTGGCACCTCTGCCGACTCGTTCAGCGCGGGGTGGATCGAAGCCAAGCAAGGCGCGGATACCATTCTCGACGCCTTGGCCGACATGGCCGAACTGCTCGGTGTCACGAGCAAGACCCTCGACGATCAGGACCGGGCGCGGGCGGATACCACCGTTACGCTCACCGGGTCGCTGGACCTTCCGGAGTTGTGA
- a CDS encoding ATP-binding protein, with amino-acid sequence MRRLPIGESVILTGPVGEGETHVAQGLGHLASRQGPEVRFTKTSRLLASRRWSRRPDLGQTAA; translated from the coding sequence GTGAGACGGCTGCCCATCGGCGAGTCGGTCATCTTGACCGGGCCGGTCGGAGAGGGAGAAACCCATGTAGCGCAAGGACTCGGCCATCTGGCGAGCCGTCAAGGCCCCGAGGTCCGGTTCACCAAGACCAGCCGCCTGCTGGCCTCTCGCCGGTGGTCACGCCGACCGGACCTGGGACAAACGGCTGCGTGA
- a CDS encoding IS630 family transposase gives MGACPVMLPVEVVSVARRPEVFVRAVTPEEGRRLQKITKTSKQPIRTRRAIVVMASAQRQPVPAIARLMQVSEAYVRQVIHEFNERGFDALDPKWSAGRPKKVDRATRERIACIARCCPRDLGWPFSVWSLSKLREVLLTNGIVEISRETLRKILKAEGVSWQAVKTWKAGTDPEFTAKMNRVLDLYDHRPTDGRVVCVDEFGPLNLQPRAGRGWFPRRIPRRLRATYRRTQGVRHLLGALDLSTGKLHYRIRDRKRWQEFLSLLKSLRARWPGERLYVIVDNFSPHKRAEVRAWAAVNDVELVFLPTYSSWLNWIESEFAALRYFALNGTDHRSHDEQDAAIGAYIRWYNQHARPKRDFAVNSKIRHPDYLPKVA, from the coding sequence GTGGGCGCGTGTCCGGTGATGCTGCCGGTGGAGGTGGTGTCGGTGGCCCGGAGGCCGGAAGTGTTTGTGCGGGCGGTGACCCCGGAGGAGGGGCGCCGGTTGCAGAAGATCACCAAGACGAGCAAACAGCCGATCAGGACGCGACGAGCGATCGTGGTGATGGCCTCGGCGCAGCGGCAGCCGGTGCCCGCGATCGCGAGGTTGATGCAGGTCAGCGAGGCGTATGTGCGGCAGGTGATCCACGAGTTCAACGAGCGGGGGTTCGACGCGCTGGACCCAAAATGGAGCGCGGGCAGGCCGAAGAAGGTGGATCGGGCGACGCGTGAACGCATCGCCTGCATCGCTCGGTGCTGCCCGCGGGATCTGGGCTGGCCGTTCTCGGTGTGGAGTCTGTCGAAACTGCGAGAAGTGTTGCTCACCAACGGAATCGTTGAGATCAGCCGCGAAACTCTGCGCAAGATCCTCAAAGCCGAGGGGGTGTCGTGGCAAGCGGTCAAGACTTGGAAGGCGGGCACCGATCCGGAGTTCACCGCGAAGATGAACCGCGTCCTGGACCTCTACGACCATCGGCCCACCGATGGGCGGGTGGTCTGTGTGGACGAGTTCGGGCCGCTGAACCTGCAACCCCGCGCTGGTCGTGGCTGGTTCCCGCGACGGATCCCGAGGCGGTTGCGGGCGACCTACCGGCGCACCCAGGGCGTGCGGCACCTGCTCGGTGCTTTGGACCTGTCGACCGGCAAGCTCCACTATCGGATCCGGGACCGTAAACGGTGGCAAGAGTTCCTGTCGTTGCTGAAGTCGCTGCGGGCGCGCTGGCCTGGCGAAAGGCTCTACGTCATCGTCGACAACTTCTCCCCGCACAAGCGAGCCGAGGTGCGCGCCTGGGCCGCGGTCAACGACGTGGAACTGGTGTTCCTACCGACCTATTCGTCGTGGTTGAACTGGATCGAGTCCGAATTCGCGGCTCTACGCTACTTCGCGTTGAACGGCACCGATCACCGCAGCCACGACGAACAAGACGCCGCGATCGGCGCCTACATCCGCTGGTACAACCAGCACGCCCGACCCAAACGCGACTTCGCCGTCAACTCCAAGATCCGGCACCCTGATTACCTACCGAAGGTTGCTTGA
- a CDS encoding IS630 family transposase — MGACPVMLPVEVVSVARRPEVFVRAVTPEEGRRLQKITKTSKQPIRTRRAIVVMASAQRQPVPAIARLMQVSEAYVRQVIHEFNERGFDALDPKWSAGRPKKVDRATRERIACIARCCPRDLGWPFSVWSLSKLREVLLTNGIVEISRETLRKILKAEGVSWQAVKTWKAGTDPEFTAKMNRVLDLYDHRPTDGRVVCVDEFGPLNLQPRAGRGWFPRRIPRRLRATYRRTQGVRHLLGALDLSTGKLHYRIRDRKRWQEFLSLLKSLRARWPGERLYVIVGNFSPHKRAEVRAWAAVNDVELVFLPTYSSWLNWIESEFAALRYFALNGTDHRSHDEQDAAIGAYIRWYNQHARPKRDFAVNSKIRHPDYLPKVA, encoded by the coding sequence GTGGGCGCGTGTCCGGTGATGCTGCCGGTGGAGGTGGTGTCGGTGGCCCGGAGGCCGGAAGTGTTTGTGCGGGCGGTGACCCCGGAGGAGGGGCGCCGGTTGCAGAAGATCACCAAGACGAGCAAACAGCCGATCAGGACGCGACGAGCGATCGTGGTGATGGCCTCGGCGCAGCGGCAGCCGGTGCCCGCGATCGCGAGGTTGATGCAGGTCAGCGAGGCGTATGTGCGGCAGGTGATCCACGAGTTCAACGAGCGGGGGTTCGACGCGCTGGACCCAAAATGGAGCGCGGGCAGGCCGAAGAAGGTGGATCGGGCGACGCGTGAACGCATCGCCTGCATCGCTCGGTGCTGCCCGCGGGATCTGGGCTGGCCGTTCTCGGTGTGGAGTCTGTCGAAACTGCGAGAAGTGTTGCTCACCAACGGAATCGTTGAGATCAGCCGCGAAACTCTGCGCAAGATCCTCAAAGCCGAGGGGGTGTCGTGGCAAGCGGTCAAGACTTGGAAGGCGGGCACCGATCCGGAGTTCACCGCGAAGATGAACCGCGTCCTGGACCTCTACGACCATCGGCCCACCGATGGGCGGGTGGTCTGTGTGGACGAGTTCGGGCCGCTGAACCTGCAACCCCGCGCTGGTCGTGGCTGGTTCCCGCGACGGATCCCGAGGCGGTTGCGGGCGACCTACCGGCGCACCCAGGGCGTGCGGCACCTGCTCGGTGCTTTGGACCTGTCGACCGGCAAGCTCCACTATCGGATCCGGGACCGTAAACGGTGGCAAGAGTTCCTGTCGTTGCTGAAGTCGCTGCGGGCGCGCTGGCCTGGCGAAAGGCTCTACGTCATCGTCGGCAACTTCTCCCCGCACAAGCGAGCCGAGGTCCGCGCCTGGGCCGCGGTCAACGACGTGGAACTGGTGTTCCTACCGACCTATTCGTCGTGGTTGAACTGGATCGAGTCCGAATTCGCGGCTCTACGCTACTTCGCGTTGAACGGCACCGATCACCGCAGCCACGACGAACAAGACGCCGCGATCGGCGCCTACATCCGCTGGTACAACCAGCACGCCCGACCCAAACGCGACTTCGCCGTCAACTCCAAGATCCGGCACCCTGATTACCTACCGAAGGTTGCTTGA
- a CDS encoding FAD-dependent monooxygenase, with the protein MSGHTVSTDVLIAGGGSVGLMLAVLLRHHGVKPLVVEAKPELSHHPRATGIGSRSMEILREVGLDHAVDEAAVDLRAGKIKGRTLAEADFAEGMAWKAKTAAELTYTPARIRGTCGQNLLDRVLITKAGDVEFGVALESFDQDASGVTATLSDGRVVRARYLVAADGVRSRVRKVLGVGLTGPGVMGRETTSVLFHADLRPSEPFAMCDIEHPDATGLLVTVDGEREWVFLTVLDTEPTPELIRTALGDPSIEVEIRSVLRFRGRGQVADRLSVGRVFLVGDAAHAIPPLGAFGLNAGIADAHNLAWKLAHVLRGAAGPELLETYHDERHPVALMTMEQARLRFNDPSLHWGKDMAPARKAAGAINAPVVHLGYRYGGAELPSTEDVALDLDGSPGSRLPHMWVADGVSTLDLVGSQWCVFTADPGVKADVPVYLVDGWPYGTVLVRPDGFVSRAYRTAP; encoded by the coding sequence ATGAGCGGGCACACTGTATCCACTGATGTTCTGATCGCGGGCGGCGGATCCGTCGGGCTGATGCTGGCGGTTCTGTTGCGCCACCACGGCGTCAAGCCCCTGGTCGTCGAGGCGAAGCCGGAGTTGTCGCACCACCCCAGGGCCACCGGCATCGGGTCGCGGTCGATGGAGATCCTGCGCGAGGTCGGCCTGGACCACGCGGTCGACGAGGCGGCGGTCGATTTGCGGGCGGGGAAGATCAAAGGGCGCACGCTCGCCGAGGCCGACTTCGCCGAAGGCATGGCGTGGAAGGCGAAAACCGCGGCCGAGCTCACCTACACACCGGCCCGGATCCGCGGCACTTGCGGACAGAACCTGCTCGACCGGGTGCTGATCACCAAGGCCGGCGACGTGGAGTTCGGCGTGGCGCTCGAGTCGTTCGACCAGGACGCCAGCGGCGTCACCGCGACCCTGTCCGACGGGCGGGTCGTGCGGGCGCGCTATCTGGTGGCGGCGGACGGGGTGCGCAGCCGGGTCCGTAAGGTCCTCGGCGTCGGCCTCACTGGCCCCGGTGTGATGGGTCGGGAGACGACGAGCGTCCTGTTCCACGCTGATCTGCGTCCGAGCGAGCCGTTCGCCATGTGCGATATCGAACATCCGGATGCGACCGGCCTGCTGGTGACCGTCGACGGCGAACGTGAGTGGGTGTTCCTCACCGTCCTCGACACCGAGCCGACTCCCGAACTCATCCGCACCGCGCTCGGCGACCCGTCGATCGAGGTGGAGATCCGCAGTGTGCTGAGGTTCCGGGGGCGCGGCCAGGTGGCCGATCGCCTGTCGGTCGGGCGGGTCTTCCTGGTGGGCGACGCGGCGCACGCGATCCCCCCGCTGGGCGCGTTCGGGCTGAACGCCGGCATCGCCGACGCGCACAATCTGGCGTGGAAACTTGCGCACGTGCTGCGCGGTGCGGCCGGGCCCGAACTGCTGGAGACCTATCACGACGAACGGCATCCCGTGGCCCTCATGACGATGGAGCAGGCGCGCTTGCGGTTCAACGATCCGTCCCTGCACTGGGGAAAGGACATGGCACCGGCACGCAAGGCGGCGGGGGCGATCAACGCGCCGGTGGTACACCTGGGCTACCGGTACGGCGGCGCGGAACTGCCCTCCACCGAGGACGTCGCCCTCGACCTCGACGGGTCCCCGGGATCGCGCCTACCGCACATGTGGGTGGCCGACGGAGTGTCCACGCTGGATCTCGTCGGATCGCAGTGGTGCGTATTCACGGCCGATCCCGGCGTGAAGGCTGACGTTCCGGTGTACCTCGTGGACGGCTGGCCGTACGGGACGGTGCTGGTCCGCCCCGACGGTTTCGTGAGCCGCGCGTACAGGACGGCGCCGTGA
- a CDS encoding tyrosine-type recombinase/integrase, translating into MGIRWSRPAVCADGADTDATDSATCWPRSKTNSIASAGPPRRRNPARGKVQDQGALPAFRAQVRAWANGEAIPGTPAYTCGPPRDWTVVWVVDVITGTGMRPHEVFALLLGDIHLDAPEPYLDVTGTLVEVKGKWVRKPAPKSDNGWRRILLPAHTVEAVREAVKDLEVGDRPNPMGLLFPARNASLRNPNHFGRIWRAARGENFAWVTPRTFRKGAATAVDHAYGDPERAARQLGNTRAVAKTHYIDVPETVPDNRDVPERWARGDEGEVGDSDWLGSNPAVCR; encoded by the coding sequence GTGGGCATCCGCTGGTCGCGGCCCGCGGTATGCGCGGATGGGGCCGATACCGACGCTACCGACTCAGCGACTTGCTGGCCAAGGAGCAAGACCAACTCGATCGCGTCGGCGGGGCCACCGCGGCGGCGCAACCCTGCTCGCGGCAAGGTGCAGGACCAGGGCGCTCTGCCCGCCTTCCGGGCCCAGGTTCGGGCGTGGGCCAATGGGGAGGCGATTCCCGGCACTCCGGCCTACACCTGTGGTCCGCCGCGGGACTGGACGGTGGTGTGGGTGGTCGACGTGATCACCGGCACCGGCATGCGCCCGCATGAGGTGTTCGCGCTGCTGCTCGGGGACATCCATCTCGACGCGCCGGAGCCCTACCTCGACGTCACCGGCACCTTGGTCGAGGTGAAGGGCAAGTGGGTGCGCAAACCCGCTCCGAAGTCCGACAACGGGTGGCGGCGCATCCTGCTGCCCGCCCACACCGTCGAGGCGGTCCGCGAGGCGGTCAAGGACCTGGAAGTCGGTGACCGTCCCAACCCGATGGGATTGCTGTTTCCGGCTCGAAACGCGTCGCTGCGCAACCCGAACCATTTCGGCCGCATCTGGCGCGCGGCACGCGGGGAGAACTTCGCGTGGGTGACCCCGCGTACGTTCCGCAAAGGCGCGGCCACCGCGGTCGACCACGCCTACGGCGATCCCGAACGCGCCGCCCGCCAGCTCGGCAACACCCGCGCGGTGGCCAAGACGCACTACATCGATGTGCCAGAGACCGTTCCGGACAATCGGGACGTCCCGGAACGCTGGGCTCGCGGCGACGAGGGCGAAGTAGGAGATTCTGACTGGCTCGGGTCGAATCCGGCCGTATGTCGATGA
- a CDS encoding TetR/AcrR family transcriptional regulator, whose amino-acid sequence MSLIWEREPYRSKRQALSVERIVDASVAIADAEGIDAVSMRRVAAELSTGTTSLYRYVDSRDDLLDLMVDAVHDDHVPLTGDWRADLEAYAHHERRLWLRHTWLAPLLATRPSLGPNWLRGLEHALAAATPLTSDIAEAASAVGLIRDYVRGAVMRELAEKQTQQRTGQTEDQWRAAVAPYMRKVIESGAYPMVSRMIESADLSPAEQFSSGLRRILTGIANSQQTAR is encoded by the coding sequence ATGTCGCTTATCTGGGAACGTGAGCCGTACCGGTCGAAAAGGCAGGCACTGAGCGTGGAGCGCATCGTTGATGCGTCCGTGGCCATCGCCGATGCCGAGGGGATCGACGCGGTATCGATGCGCCGCGTGGCCGCCGAACTGTCGACCGGTACGACGTCGCTCTACCGCTACGTCGACAGCCGCGACGACCTGCTCGACCTCATGGTCGATGCGGTACACGACGACCACGTGCCGCTGACGGGAGACTGGCGCGCCGACCTCGAAGCGTACGCCCACCACGAGCGCCGGTTGTGGTTGCGGCACACCTGGCTCGCTCCGCTGCTGGCCACCCGCCCATCGCTCGGCCCCAACTGGCTGCGCGGCCTGGAACACGCCCTCGCCGCGGCCACGCCGCTGACCTCCGACATCGCTGAAGCGGCCTCGGCCGTCGGGCTGATCAGGGACTACGTGCGCGGCGCGGTCATGCGCGAGCTCGCCGAGAAGCAGACCCAGCAGCGCACCGGTCAGACCGAGGACCAGTGGCGCGCCGCCGTCGCCCCCTACATGCGCAAGGTCATCGAGAGCGGCGCGTATCCGATGGTTTCGCGCATGATCGAATCCGCCGACCTGAGCCCGGCCGAACAGTTCTCGTCCGGGTTGCGCCGCATCCTCACCGGGATCGCGAACTCTCAGCAGACGGCACGGTGA
- a CDS encoding WXG100 family type VII secretion target — MVDNAQPYRVDLDELEQIVARISGFIGFLNDSLDGLQQRISAVQQNWSGAAADAQADAFREWHTGATDVAEGIDTMRQAVRDAHDRYTAAISANLSMLGRS, encoded by the coding sequence ATGGTCGACAACGCTCAGCCCTATCGCGTCGACCTTGACGAGCTGGAACAGATTGTCGCCCGAATCTCGGGTTTCATCGGATTCCTCAACGACAGCCTCGACGGATTGCAGCAGCGCATCTCAGCCGTCCAGCAGAACTGGAGCGGTGCCGCCGCGGACGCCCAGGCCGATGCTTTCCGGGAATGGCACACCGGGGCAACCGATGTCGCCGAAGGCATCGACACCATGCGCCAGGCTGTCCGGGACGCCCACGACCGGTACACGGCGGCGATCTCCGCGAATCTTTCGATGCTGGGCAGGTCGTAA
- a CDS encoding IS630 family transposase has product MLPVEVVPVAREPDVFVRAVTPEEGRRLAQIARRSKQPVRMRRAVVVMASAQHQPVGLIAKLMQVSESYVRQVIHDFNEKGFDALDPKWRGGRPAKTDQATRDRICQIARCCPRDLGWPFATWSLSKLAEVLRINKIADISRETVRKILNAGGVSWQATKTWKASGDPDFQAKMARVLDLYDHPPADGRVVCVDEFGPLNLQPRPGRGWFTVRRPRRLRATYRRTHGVRHMFGALDLSSDQLYYRIRDRKRWTEFLAFLNSLRARWPGETLYPICDNYSVHKRSEVRAWCAANAVELVFLPTYSSWLNRIECEFAALRYFALNGTDHRSHGEQDDAIATYVRWRNQHAEPVRDFAVGSKIRHPDYLPNVA; this is encoded by the coding sequence ATGCTGCCGGTGGAGGTGGTGCCGGTGGCTCGCGAGCCGGATGTGTTCGTCAGAGCGGTGACGCCGGAGGAGGGCCGGAGGCTGGCTCAGATCGCGCGGCGCAGCAAGCAGCCGGTGCGGATGCGGCGGGCGGTGGTGGTGATGGCGTCGGCGCAGCATCAGCCGGTCGGGTTGATCGCGAAGCTGATGCAGGTGTCGGAATCGTATGTGCGGCAAGTGATCCATGACTTCAACGAGAAGGGTTTCGACGCGCTGGACCCAAAATGGAGAGGGGGCAGACCGGCGAAGACCGATCAGGCGACGCGTGATCGGATCTGTCAGATCGCCCGGTGCTGCCCCCGCGACCTGGGATGGCCGTTTGCGACATGGAGCCTGTCGAAGCTGGCAGAAGTGCTGCGGATCAATAAGATCGCCGACATCAGCCGCGAAACCGTGCGGAAGATCCTCAACGCCGGTGGGGTGTCGTGGCAGGCCACGAAAACGTGGAAGGCTTCGGGCGACCCGGATTTTCAGGCCAAGATGGCGCGGGTGCTCGACCTCTACGACCACCCGCCCGCTGACGGCCGCGTGGTCTGCGTGGACGAGTTCGGGCCGCTGAACCTGCAGCCCCGCCCCGGCCGCGGCTGGTTCACCGTCCGCCGGCCACGCCGGCTGCGCGCGACCTACCGGCGCACCCACGGGGTCCGGCACATGTTCGGTGCCCTGGACCTGTCCTCGGACCAGTTGTACTACCGGATCCGGGACCGGAAACGGTGGACCGAGTTCCTGGCATTCTTGAACTCGCTTCGAGCCCGGTGGCCGGGTGAGACGTTGTATCCGATCTGCGACAACTACTCGGTCCACAAACGGTCCGAGGTCCGGGCATGGTGCGCAGCCAACGCGGTCGAGCTGGTGTTTCTGCCCACGTACTCGTCGTGGCTCAACCGCATCGAGTGCGAGTTCGCCGCGCTGCGGTACTTCGCTCTGAACGGCACCGACCACCGCAGCCACGGCGAACAAGACGACGCGATCGCCACCTACGTCCGCTGGCGCAACCAGCATGCCGAACCCGTCCGCGACTTCGCCGTCGGATCCAAGATCCGGCACCCGGATTACCTACCGAACGTTGCGTGA
- a CDS encoding helicase associated domain-containing protein: MTSEIEAKLYDAFLIENAVASIQRLKEIVTETLLATDPSAKIVQTEYFNHTYIPDLVVEWPSRGSGAIRPIYLRPTQDPWIIEQDVQEHAESKPVFVHLSELFEEGYSVAESGVAKLSSTARSTQSLVTEVEAFDRMSSISGNSGGHLLPASVLRGGLGLFETEAAEDAAIRVSRGFSGAMDADRQLTESALNAIDDWLSPGEASELTSIFETVWVAAGGSAHEFPRELRNLRLNFSPDRLQLLLGTISQDLTDFWRQVGRSVNLESFKSLNLVGEQRALQSIMQTALPNITARTCRILNSYHQNRSRELAWQVEDGRIYMTGLGKEAWIGFRGDELPRRHDIYVDLRPSPSALLKRSKRGDLPIVSVELAGNGKNLSYGSDGSSDIGETLTSLEEMIGNSAVVKRATTSIEARKPLTIDFVSSTAFGGAAARLSAPDLLWASWAMMVDLAESDQEQLKKVVGLTPNTQSLSVTGLAATVEDRFQQSNNVAASPALSSSELEIPSIAHRQIEGLSPEEIFITGIILDLFDNFDEAEWWYRQAIAAGNVDANIALVNLRRLRTAGRLPSSVRSQEKDRSWVQSFILLVNYVRREGHSRVPVGQVESGMPLGAWVREQRMRRDALDDERRRLLERLPGWRWDF, translated from the coding sequence ATGACTTCAGAGATCGAAGCGAAGTTGTATGACGCCTTCCTGATCGAAAATGCTGTCGCATCGATTCAGCGCCTCAAGGAGATTGTTACCGAGACGCTTCTGGCAACAGATCCTTCTGCAAAAATTGTGCAGACCGAGTATTTTAATCATACTTATATCCCGGATCTAGTCGTCGAGTGGCCATCGCGAGGCAGCGGCGCAATCAGGCCGATCTACCTTCGGCCCACTCAGGACCCTTGGATTATTGAGCAAGATGTTCAGGAACATGCTGAATCGAAGCCCGTATTTGTTCATCTATCGGAATTGTTCGAGGAAGGATATTCCGTCGCGGAATCCGGAGTGGCAAAACTTTCGAGTACCGCTCGGTCAACGCAGTCGTTGGTTACCGAAGTCGAAGCATTCGATCGCATGAGCAGTATTTCAGGAAACTCCGGAGGGCACCTGCTCCCCGCATCGGTGCTTCGAGGCGGGCTCGGCCTGTTTGAAACAGAAGCGGCAGAGGACGCCGCGATCAGGGTCAGTCGCGGTTTTTCGGGCGCAATGGATGCCGACCGGCAATTGACTGAATCTGCACTGAACGCAATCGATGACTGGCTTTCTCCCGGTGAAGCATCCGAGTTGACATCCATTTTTGAAACCGTGTGGGTCGCCGCTGGCGGCTCGGCCCACGAATTCCCTCGAGAGCTCCGGAACCTTAGATTGAATTTTTCGCCGGATAGGCTACAGTTGCTTCTTGGTACGATTTCGCAGGATCTCACAGACTTCTGGCGCCAAGTTGGGCGCAGTGTCAATCTGGAGTCGTTTAAATCTCTGAATCTCGTTGGCGAACAAAGAGCGCTGCAATCCATTATGCAGACTGCACTTCCAAATATCACCGCTCGAACTTGCAGGATTCTGAATAGTTACCATCAGAATAGGTCGCGAGAACTTGCTTGGCAGGTCGAGGACGGGCGCATCTACATGACCGGACTCGGTAAGGAGGCATGGATCGGCTTCCGTGGTGATGAGCTCCCGCGCCGTCATGACATTTATGTCGATTTGCGCCCTTCTCCCAGCGCTCTCCTGAAGCGCTCCAAGAGGGGAGATTTGCCGATAGTATCGGTCGAGCTTGCGGGAAACGGTAAGAATTTGAGCTATGGTTCAGATGGAAGTTCCGACATCGGAGAGACTCTTACATCTCTCGAAGAGATGATTGGAAACAGCGCGGTTGTCAAACGAGCAACCACTTCGATTGAGGCGCGGAAGCCGCTAACGATTGATTTCGTGAGCAGCACCGCATTCGGCGGTGCTGCCGCGCGATTGAGTGCTCCCGACTTGCTTTGGGCTAGTTGGGCCATGATGGTAGATCTTGCGGAGTCCGATCAGGAACAGCTGAAAAAGGTAGTCGGCTTAACGCCGAACACCCAGAGTCTTTCCGTCACTGGTCTTGCTGCGACAGTCGAAGATCGGTTCCAACAATCGAATAACGTTGCGGCATCGCCGGCACTGTCATCCTCTGAGCTCGAGATTCCATCTATCGCGCACCGTCAGATCGAGGGATTGTCTCCTGAGGAGATCTTCATTACAGGGATAATTCTTGATTTGTTCGACAATTTCGATGAGGCCGAATGGTGGTACCGGCAGGCAATTGCCGCAGGTAATGTTGACGCAAATATTGCCCTTGTCAATTTGCGGCGACTGCGGACTGCCGGCCGCCTCCCCTCATCTGTGAGAAGTCAAGAAAAGGACCGCAGCTGGGTCCAATCGTTCATTTTGCTTGTGAACTACGTTCGCCGGGAGGGTCATTCCCGGGTTCCTGTGGGACAGGTTGAATCAGGCATGCCACTTGGAGCCTGGGTTCGTGAACAACGTATGCGTCGGGATGCTCTCGACGATGAGCGTAGGAGGCTACTCGAGCGTTTGCCGGGATGGCGTTGGGACTTTTGA